In a single window of the Acidobacteriota bacterium genome:
- a CDS encoding carboxylate-amine ligase: MFDQFTLGIEEEFQIVDPKTRELKSHVSEILEDGVLMLGEKIKPEMIQSMIEVGTGVCADIQEAREDITNLRRIISSLASDKGMAIVAASTHPFSKWSEQDIYDGDRYKLLVDELQMVARSLLIFGVHVHVGIPDVERRIQIMNAARYFLPHILAMTTSSPFWLGFNTGLKSYRSEVFKKFPRTEIPDHFESYQQYQSYVDLLIHMNCIQDGSKIWWDVRPHHKFPTLEFRICDIPTRVDDTIAVAALFQAIVARLHQLIDGNLGFRIYHRRLILENKWRAIRYGLDGKLLDLGKQKEVPVKDLICELLEFVDPVVDPLGSRKEIEHVHTILERGTSADEQLRVWEESGHDFNAVVDMLMERTLENV, from the coding sequence ATGTTCGACCAATTCACACTAGGTATCGAGGAAGAGTTTCAGATCGTTGATCCTAAGACGCGCGAGCTCAAATCACACGTTTCGGAGATCCTTGAAGACGGAGTTCTGATGCTCGGGGAAAAGATCAAACCCGAGATGATCCAATCGATGATCGAGGTGGGTACCGGCGTTTGTGCGGACATTCAAGAGGCCCGCGAGGACATCACGAATCTGCGCCGCATTATTTCCAGTCTGGCGTCGGATAAGGGAATGGCGATCGTCGCAGCATCAACGCATCCATTCTCAAAGTGGAGTGAGCAGGACATATACGACGGCGACCGCTACAAGCTGTTGGTTGACGAACTGCAGATGGTCGCACGGAGTCTATTGATCTTCGGCGTACATGTTCACGTGGGAATACCCGACGTCGAACGCCGTATTCAGATAATGAACGCGGCACGATATTTCCTGCCGCACATCCTCGCGATGACGACGTCATCGCCGTTCTGGCTTGGGTTTAATACTGGCCTGAAATCCTATCGCTCTGAGGTCTTCAAAAAATTCCCTCGGACCGAGATCCCGGATCATTTCGAGAGTTATCAGCAGTATCAGTCGTATGTCGATCTGCTTATCCACATGAACTGCATTCAGGACGGTTCAAAGATCTGGTGGGATGTTCGCCCGCATCACAAGTTCCCGACGCTGGAGTTTCGCATTTGCGACATTCCGACGCGTGTTGACGATACCATCGCGGTTGCGGCGTTGTTCCAGGCAATCGTCGCTCGCCTGCATCAACTGATCGACGGCAACCTCGGTTTCCGCATTTATCACCGACGCCTGATCCTCGAAAACAAATGGCGGGCGATCCGCTACGGCCTCGACGGCAAATTGCTTGACCTCGGTAAACAAAAAGAGGTCCCTGTTAAGGACCTGATCTGCGAGCTTCTGGAGTTTGTCGATCCTGTCGTGGATCCGCTTGGTTCGCGAAAAGAGATCGAACATGTTCACACGATCCTTGAACGCGGTACGTCAGCGGACGAACAGCTGCGCGTTTGGGAAGAATCGGGCCACGATTTCAACGCCGTCGTCGACATGCTGATGGAGAGGACGCTGGAAAACGTCTAG
- a CDS encoding PilZ domain-containing protein — protein MAGIDLTDARTESERRVSDRKKLIIDVEFEGGDGTGIANTRDIGAGGLYMTTSTVLDTGSRISMKLSIDQREMNLFGVVVYSDPGHGVGVRFHGISEDDEKFLAENLGLN, from the coding sequence ATGGCAGGGATCGACCTTACAGACGCCAGAACTGAATCGGAACGCAGGGTTTCCGACCGCAAAAAGCTGATCATCGACGTCGAATTCGAAGGCGGTGACGGCACCGGCATCGCCAATACGCGCGACATCGGAGCCGGTGGGCTATATATGACGACCTCAACGGTGCTCGATACGGGCTCGCGCATTTCGATGAAGCTTTCTATCGATCAACGCGAAATGAACCTGTTTGGCGTTGTCGTTTATTCCGATCCGGGCCACGGCGTGGGCGTTCGTTTTCACGGCATTAGCGAGGACGACGAGAAGTTCCTTGCGGAGAATTTGGGACTGAATTAG
- a CDS encoding cystathionine gamma-synthase produces the protein MGFATKAIHAGNKPDPTTGAVSVPIYQTSTYAQDGLGRHKGFEYARTQNPTRSALEENIAALENARFGFAFASGMSAIDATLKLVKAGEHVILGHNTYGGTFRLFDRVLSDYGVEFDLADTSDIASLEGHFKPNTKMVFVETPTNPIMTLTDLAAVSELAHSRGAKVVCDNTFMSPYFQRPLDLGVDIVLHSTTKYLNGHSDSVGGFVALNDPKDAEWIGFIQNAVGAILSPFDSFLVLRGTKTLAVRMDAHDRNGRLVANFLAEHPRVEKVYYPGLASHPQHELAKQQQSGFGGMVSFDTGSLESARKVLESVKLCTLGESLGGVESLISHPATMTHASVPAEARQQLGITDGLVRVSVGIEDADDILADLDQALS, from the coding sequence ATGGGATTTGCAACAAAAGCCATTCATGCGGGCAATAAGCCCGATCCTACGACCGGTGCCGTCAGCGTGCCGATCTATCAAACGTCGACCTATGCTCAGGACGGCTTAGGCAGACACAAGGGGTTCGAATACGCACGTACGCAGAATCCGACACGATCCGCTTTGGAGGAGAACATCGCCGCTTTGGAGAATGCCCGTTTCGGATTTGCGTTCGCGTCCGGAATGTCGGCGATCGACGCGACACTGAAACTGGTCAAGGCCGGCGAGCACGTTATTCTTGGCCACAATACATACGGCGGGACCTTCCGGTTGTTCGACCGCGTGCTTAGTGATTACGGGGTCGAGTTCGATCTGGCCGACACCTCGGACATTGCTTCGCTGGAAGGTCATTTCAAGCCGAATACGAAGATGGTCTTCGTAGAAACCCCGACGAATCCGATAATGACGCTGACCGATCTGGCAGCCGTCAGTGAACTTGCCCATAGCCGCGGGGCGAAGGTCGTCTGCGACAACACCTTTATGTCGCCATATTTTCAACGGCCGCTTGATCTGGGCGTAGATATTGTATTGCACTCGACGACAAAATATTTGAATGGGCATTCGGACAGCGTCGGCGGCTTCGTTGCCCTGAACGACCCGAAGGACGCAGAATGGATCGGCTTTATTCAGAATGCGGTCGGTGCGATACTTTCGCCTTTCGATTCGTTCCTTGTTTTGCGTGGCACCAAGACCCTCGCGGTTCGAATGGATGCTCACGACCGCAATGGCCGTTTGGTCGCAAATTTTCTTGCTGAGCATCCTCGTGTTGAAAAGGTCTATTACCCCGGCCTTGCTTCGCATCCGCAGCATGAGCTTGCGAAACAACAGCAGTCGGGCTTTGGCGGCATGGTCTCTTTTGATACTGGTTCGCTGGAAAGCGCACGAAAAGTGCTGGAATCCGTAAAGCTCTGCACGCTCGGCGAGAGCCTCGGAGGAGTTGAATCGCTGATCTCTCACCCGGCAACGATGACTCATGCTTCGGTACCCGCGGAAGCTCGGCAGCAGCTGGGCATAACCGACGGCCTGGTAAGAGTCTCTGTCGGGATCGAGGATGCGGACGATATTTTGGCCGATCTGGACCAGGCACTTTCTTAA
- a CDS encoding serine/threonine-protein phosphatase encodes MFNVEVHATSHIGRVRKGNEDNYLLLAISDERAWTGSQSDDEFVIETQTIAVDDGGVVMAVSDGMGGAMAGEVASTMAVETVGEKLLEDLAHGAEHAADEHLLIHKLHEATVFANHLIHQQGRSDPQFQGMGATFTGIGVTPGAADIIQVGDSRAYLIRKGEIYQVTKDQSLVQQLIDANQISEAEAEKHTLKNVILQALGAQNEIYPVSARIEPRRDDIFVLCSDGLSNKVGAGEMRDVILSHFDELQNACADLVKIANANGGEDNITVVIAKFTGDGLPEAVEGDLKMELIDIDGIHDTADQDTADLDINETA; translated from the coding sequence ATGTTCAACGTCGAGGTCCACGCCACATCCCATATAGGTAGAGTCCGAAAGGGCAATGAGGACAATTATCTTCTCCTCGCGATCTCGGATGAACGCGCGTGGACGGGATCCCAGTCTGACGATGAGTTCGTGATCGAAACGCAGACCATAGCGGTGGACGACGGCGGTGTGGTAATGGCGGTCTCAGACGGCATGGGCGGTGCAATGGCCGGCGAGGTCGCAAGTACTATGGCGGTTGAGACCGTCGGCGAAAAACTCCTGGAGGATCTCGCTCATGGAGCCGAACACGCAGCCGACGAGCACCTTCTCATTCACAAACTCCACGAAGCCACAGTTTTCGCTAATCATCTTATTCACCAGCAGGGCCGCTCAGACCCTCAATTTCAGGGAATGGGAGCGACCTTCACCGGTATCGGTGTTACGCCGGGAGCTGCCGACATAATTCAGGTCGGCGATAGCCGTGCGTATCTGATCCGAAAGGGCGAGATCTATCAGGTAACAAAAGATCAATCGCTCGTGCAGCAGCTGATCGACGCGAATCAGATATCAGAGGCTGAGGCGGAAAAGCATACTCTAAAGAACGTCATTCTGCAGGCACTCGGCGCTCAGAATGAGATCTATCCCGTTTCCGCACGCATCGAGCCTCGAAGGGACGATATTTTCGTTCTTTGCAGCGACGGGCTTTCGAATAAGGTCGGCGCTGGTGAGATGCGTGACGTTATATTGTCGCACTTCGATGAGCTTCAGAATGCCTGCGCAGACCTCGTGAAAATAGCTAATGCCAACGGCGGCGAGGACAACATCACTGTGGTCATTGCGAAATTCACCGGCGATGGATTGCCCGAAGCTGTGGAAGGCGATCTGAAAATGGAGTTGATTGATATTGACGGCATCCACGACACCGCCGATCAGGACACAGCCGATCTGGATATTAATGAAACAGCTTGA
- the mdh gene encoding malate dehydrogenase → MAGRNKVTVVGAGNVGATAAHWIAAKELADVVLVDIVEGTPQGKSLDLAQAAPIDGFDVKLVGANSYEETANSDVVIITAGLPRKPGMSRDDLLKTNSDIVSAVTDEVAKYSPNAFIIVVSNPLDAMTQVAFRRSGFPKNRVMGMAGVLDAARMRCFLAEALNVSVENVTAFVLGGHGDTMVPLPRYSTCAGIPITELLPKEQIDAIVDRTANGGAEIVGLLKTGSAFYAPSLGAVEMAEAILKDKKKILPCAVFLEGEYGVSNLFVGVPVKLGKNGVEQIIEISLTNDERAALHKSAAAVQELVDILNI, encoded by the coding sequence ATGGCTGGAAGAAACAAAGTAACTGTGGTCGGTGCCGGAAATGTCGGTGCGACGGCCGCTCATTGGATCGCGGCGAAAGAACTCGCCGACGTTGTTTTGGTAGATATCGTCGAAGGCACGCCGCAAGGCAAGTCTCTCGACCTTGCACAGGCCGCTCCTATCGACGGCTTTGATGTGAAGCTGGTTGGTGCGAACTCTTACGAAGAGACGGCGAATTCAGACGTCGTCATCATTACTGCAGGATTGCCTCGCAAACCCGGAATGAGCCGCGACGACCTGCTGAAAACAAACTCTGATATCGTCTCGGCGGTGACCGACGAGGTCGCGAAATATTCACCGAACGCATTTATCATCGTCGTATCGAATCCGCTTGACGCGATGACGCAGGTGGCATTTCGCCGTTCGGGATTCCCGAAGAACCGCGTAATGGGCATGGCAGGCGTTTTGGACGCTGCACGCATGCGGTGCTTCCTGGCAGAGGCATTAAATGTCTCGGTCGAGAACGTAACGGCGTTCGTGCTCGGCGGCCACGGCGATACCATGGTGCCGCTGCCGCGGTATTCGACCTGTGCCGGCATCCCGATCACGGAACTGTTGCCGAAAGAACAGATCGACGCGATCGTGGACCGCACCGCGAACGGCGGAGCTGAGATCGTAGGTTTGCTGAAAACGGGCTCAGCGTTTTACGCTCCGTCGCTCGGAGCCGTAGAAATGGCAGAAGCGATCCTCAAAGATAAGAAAAAGATCCTGCCGTGCGCTGTTTTCCTCGAAGGCGAATACGGCGTCAGCAATCTTTTCGTCGGCGTGCCTGTAAAGCTCGGCAAGAACGGCGTAGAACAGATCATAGAAATATCGCTCACGAACGACGAACGTGCTGCACTTCACAAATCAGCCGCCGCAGTTCAGGAGCTTGTTGATATTCTTAATATCTGA